ACGTAGAAACTCTCTGCAATCCACGAAATCCGAAACCGAACTGGCCAAGACCAAACGCCCAGCCGACGAGAGAAAGCACGCCCTAGGGAGAGATCGCGAAGACCGACAAAGAACGCGGAATAGGCAACGGGAACGAGCAGGAGAAGCGAGAAAGGCGGGAAAGTCAGAACGGTCAGCGCCCCGGCGGCGAAACCAAGCGTCATCCGCGAAAGCAAACGGTGGCGCAGAGCGATGCGGTTCAGAATTTTCGGTTTCACGACTTGATCGAACGCCGCGCGCTGATCCATGGCGCGGCGAGCAAGAGCCCCACGCCACTGACAACAAATATATCGGCCATGTTGAAGGCAGGCCAATGTGTTGTGCCAATGTAGAAATCGAGAAAGTCTGTTACAGCCCGATACCGCACACGATCGATAACATTGCCCAAGGCTCCGCCAATGATCGCGCCATAGGCAAGTGTTTCGACCGCATTTTCGGCGCGAAACAGCATAACCCCCAGCCAAACACAGATGGCAAGAGCGAGAGCGATGAGGCTCCACCACGGAGCGCCGCCCAGCATCCCGAAAGTCACGCCGTCATTACGATAAAAGACGAGGTTGAATCCCGGAAACACGGAAATCCCGGCGCTTAAAGTGACGGCATTCGCAACGACAATGGCTTTGGTGATCTGATCGATCGCGAACGCAGCAAGCGCTGCAAAGACGCCGATCATCGCAGATACTTTGTATGATGACATTGCCTCATCCCAACCAGACATCGAGAAACAGCATCAGAACGAGCCCGACTGCGAGACCGAGCGTCGCCCTGTTCTGATGGCCGCTGCGATGGGTTTCGGGGATGATTTCGTGGCTGATGACGTAGAGCATTGCGCCGCGGCAAAGGCCAGTCCCCATGGCAGCAGCGGTTCCGACAGCGTGATGATCCCGGCCCCGAGCAGGCCGCCAATCGGCTCGACCATGCCCGTCAGCGCCGCGATGCCCCAGGCGCGCAGCTTCGGATATCCCCTCCAGCAGAGATACAGCGACGGCCAATCCTTCGGGCGCATTCTGAAGCCCGATGCCGACAGCAAGCGGCAAACCGCCCTCCATACCTCCGGATCCGAAGCCGACCCCGACCGCGAGGCCTTCGGGAAGTTGTGGATCGTGATCGCGATGATGAAAAGCCAGACCCGCCGCAAAGACGCCGCTTCGGGCCCTTCGCGTCCCGTCTTGAAATGCTCGTGCGGCAGCTTTTCGTTCATCAGCGCGACAGCCCCCATGCCCAAGAGGATCGAGACGCATACGATGGCCGCAGGCATCGCGCCGTTCTCGAACATCGGCTCGGCCGCATCCAATGCCGGGATGATCAGCGAAAAGAAGGAAGCGGCGAGCATCACACCGGCAGCGAAGCCGAGCGACAGATCGCGTGTGGCCCGCGACGGGATGCGTCCAAACAACACGGGAACTGCTCCGACTGCCGTGAGCGATCCGGCAGCCAGACTTCCGAGGAAGCCGAGCATGATCGGAGAGAGGTTTTCCATGGGCGGGCCAGGTTATCCTTCGCCGTAGCTCGAAAAGACTTCCGTCGACCCGTCCTCGCGGATGAGGAAGACATCATAGGCCTCGCGGTCGTCTTCTGGCCCCATGCCGGGCGAGCCATAGGGCATCCCAGGCACGGCGAGACCGACTGCGTCCGGGCGCTCATCGAGAAGGCGGCGGATGTCAGCGGCCGGTACATGGCCTTCGATCACGTAGCCGTCAATGAGCGCGGTGTGGCAGGAGACCATGCGCTGCGGCACGCCGTTGTCGAGCTTGAAGCGAACCAGCGACCCACCGAACATGTCCTGGCCGGTCGGCACAAAACCGTTCTCTTCGAGGTGGTTCATCCACGAGAGGCAGCAGCCGCAACCGTTCGTCTTGCGGACGTCGATCGCCGTTGCCTCTGCGAGGGCCTGGGCCGCCGGGAAAAGGGCGAGCGTGATGGCAAGAGCTTGGGTCATGCGTTTCATGGGTCAGAGCCTTTCGGTTGTCGTTTCGGCAATCTCGCTGCCGAGGTTTTCATTCAGAAGCGCCCGCGCCTCGGCCAGACGCGAGAGCGCGGCGGTATCATCCGCTTCGCTCTCAGCTGCTTCGGCGAGCCGGTCGTCAGTGAGGGGGTCAGTCGGGCGCCCATCCACGAGGACTTCGTAGTGCAGGTTCGGACCTGTCGCCGTGCCAGTCGCGCCGACGCGGCCGATCACATCTCCCGCCGCAACGCGTTGGCCTTGTGCCAGGTCTTCCGGCACGGCGCTCAGATGCGCGTAGCGCGTCATGGTGTCGGAGCCGTGCGAGATTTCGACCACACGGCCATAGCCACCGCGCCAGCCAATGAAACTAACCCGCCCCGGTGCCGTCGATTGAACCGGTGTCCCACGTGCCGCTGAAATCGACGCCTGTGTGCATCCGGACGTTGCCAAAGACCGGATGCGTGCGGCGTCCGAACACCGAGCTGAGGCGCGCACCCTCGACCGGCTGTGCGAAGACGCGCAGCACCTCGCCATCGACGTAGATCGTCGCCTGACCGCTGCCGTCGTCCGGCCATACGATCTCGCAAAGCGAACCGCCGATCTCCAGTGCGGCGAAGGCGAGTTCGGGCTGTCCGATCCTGTCCTCGCCGACCCGCGCCTCACGCCAGAGAAGCCTTAGTGCTTCGCCGCCGGCCATCTCGCGGCGGAAATCCACGGTCCCACCCAGCATCTGCGCAAGGTCCACGGAAAAACGGGCGGGTATGCCGGCTTCTTCGAGTGCCGCGAAGATCGAGCTGTCGATCACCGCTTCGCCGGCAAGGGTTACGATCTCCGGATCCGGAGTCACGACCTGTGTGGACAACCGCTCGCCGAACACCACCTCGATCCGAACCCCGTCCTCGACGGCAAGTGCGACGGTGCGGGGGCTGCCGTCCATGGTCGAAGCAACAGTGACCGAGTGCCCGGCCGCAGCCGTCGCAGATCGTATTCCGCGCCAAGCGCGAGGGCAACTTCGGCTCTGTCAGGTGCCGCAAGTCCAGCTTCGGACAGCAAGAAATCGAGCGTCTCGCCAGGTGCAATGTCGCGCGACCACGTCGACAGCGGTGGCTCGATCGCGCTTACCGGCCTGTCGGCGAACGCGACCTGCAGAAGGGGTAGGGAGCCGAGGTCGGGTGCATCCTCTGCCCATGCCGTCGCGGGCAGCGTCACGAGGATGTCAACGTTTCTAGGGGCTTCAGGACCTTGGGGCATCCAGCTACCTGCCTGGGCAAGTTCCGGCGGCACGGGTTCTTTCGACAAAAGATCAGAGATGGCGATAGCCGCTCCCGAAACCGTCCCCGCAATTGCGACACCCGCCGCCAAAGTTCTGAGCCTCATGTCGCCCCCTCCATTTCTTCTGCCAGCGCGCGACGGATCTTCGGCACCGCGAATTCTCTGGCTTCGTGATAGTCGATCATGGTGACGAACCGCCCAGAGGCTGCGAACAGGAAGACGCTCGCGGTGTGGTTCATCGTGTAATCGCCGCTCTCCGTCGGTACTTGCTCGTAGGTGGCGCGGAAGCCGTCCGCGACGCGCGCGATCTGCTCTTCCGGCCCCGTCCAGCCACGGAGCGCAGGATGGAAGTAGCCGACATATTCGGCCATCGTTTCGACAGTGTCGCGCTCGGGATCGACCGTGATGAAAACCACGTTCATCTCGTCGGCCTCGTTTCCCAGATCGTCGAGCCATCCCGAAATGTCCGAGAGCGTGGTCGGGCAGACATCGGGACAGTAGGTGAAGCCGAAGAACGCCATCGTCGGGCGACCGATCAGGGTTTCCGGCCCGACCGCGTTGCCCTCATGATCCGTCAGACGGAAATCCATCTCGGTCAGGGCCACAGGCCGCTGCCCGACAGGTTCAGGTCCACCGGGTCCATCGACCTGCCACCAACCGACGAAGAGCATCAGGGCGACCGCCCCGACACCAGCCGCCCCGTACCCCAGGATCGCCCGTCGCCGCATCAGTCCTCTGGCCCCCGCGCGGCGATTCCGAGGATCGGCACCTCGACCGTCACTTCGCCTCCGTCTTCGAAAAGCAGGGTCAGCGGAAAGGTGTCCCCTTCCGTCATCAGTTCTTGCAGCCGCATCAGCATTGCGTGCAGGCCCCCCGGTTCGAGCGCGACGCTCTCGCCCGGGGCGATCGCGATCTCCCCCGCCGGGTTCATGGAACTCACACCTTCGGCATTTGTCTTCGTCTCGTGAATTTCGGGCATCATCGCGAGCGGTGTTGTAAGGCCGATCAGCGTCACTGGCTCGTCGCCAGTGTTGCGGATCGTCATGTAAGCGGCCCCGGGACGGTTCATCCCGATGGAGGCGCGGGACCACGCGTTCTCGACGA
The genomic region above belongs to Paroceanicella profunda and contains:
- a CDS encoding copper chaperone PCu(A)C, translated to MKKYILTSTLAALLTLGGFSAPALAGPEDVVVENAWSRASIGMNRPGAAYMTIRNTGDEPVTLIGLTTPLAMMPEIHETKTNAEGVSSMNPAGEIAIAPGESVALEPGGLHAMLMRLQELMTEGDTFPLTLLFEDGGEVTVEVPILGIAARGPED
- a CDS encoding DUF411 domain-containing protein, with the translated sequence MKRMTQALAITLALFPAAQALAEATAIDVRKTNGCGCCLSWMNHLEENGFVPTGQDMFGGSLVRFKLDNGVPQRMVSCHTALIDGYVIEGHVPAADIRRLLDERPDAVGLAVPGMPYGSPGMGPEDDREAYDVFLIREDGSTEVFSSYGEG
- the lspA gene encoding signal peptidase II codes for the protein MIGVFAALAAFAIDQITKAIVVANAVTLSAGISVFPGFNLVFYRNDGVTFGMLGGAPWWSLIALALAICVWLGVMLFRAENAVETLAYGAIIGGALGNVIDRVRYRAVTDFLDFYIGTTHWPAFNMADIFVVSGVGLLLAAPWISARRSIKS
- a CDS encoding SCO family protein translates to MRRRAILGYGAAGVGAVALMLFVGWWQVDGPGGPEPVGQRPVALTEMDFRLTDHEGNAVGPETLIGRPTMAFFGFTYCPDVCPTTLSDISGWLDDLGNEADEMNVVFITVDPERDTVETMAEYVGYFHPALRGWTGPEEQIARVADGFRATYEQVPTESGDYTMNHTASVFLFAASGRFVTMIDYHEAREFAVPKIRRALAEEMEGAT